In a genomic window of Aggregatimonas sangjinii:
- a CDS encoding GNAT family N-acetyltransferase encodes MAYPDGKDELNMISGEYFTIDVLQLSDAPSLSKMMVENRSRFQRFFPYTLAQNLTPAASEEYIQRKKKQNTERTEFTWTIRDKKTTKIAGLIILKELDWKRGVGELAYCIGQKFEGLGWVTRTVETITKYAFSELRLRTLQIITHKTNIGSIRVAEKCGFQWQKKLVKSYTAPDGIALDMELYERYTDPEASGR; translated from the coding sequence ATGGCTTATCCCGATGGTAAGGACGAATTAAATATGATTTCCGGTGAATATTTCACAATTGACGTTTTGCAACTCTCAGATGCACCGTCGCTATCAAAAATGATGGTTGAAAACCGATCTCGATTTCAACGATTCTTTCCCTACACGCTTGCACAAAACTTGACCCCGGCCGCCTCGGAGGAATACATCCAACGAAAAAAGAAACAAAATACCGAACGAACCGAGTTCACATGGACGATTCGAGATAAAAAAACAACAAAAATAGCCGGACTCATTATTTTGAAGGAGTTGGATTGGAAAAGGGGTGTTGGTGAACTTGCGTATTGCATTGGACAAAAGTTTGAAGGCCTTGGTTGGGTAACACGGACGGTTGAGACAATTACCAAATATGCCTTTTCCGAATTGCGGTTGCGAACACTTCAGATCATTACACACAAAACGAACATCGGCAGCATAAGGGTGGCGGAAAAATGTGGGTTTCAATGGCAGAAAAAATTAGTAAAATCTTATACAGCGCCTGACGGAATCGCCTTGGATATGGAATTGTACGAGCGGTATACCGACCCGGAGGCTTCCGGGCGTTAA